From Arvicanthis niloticus isolate mArvNil1 chromosome 22, mArvNil1.pat.X, whole genome shotgun sequence, the proteins below share one genomic window:
- the LOC143436327 gene encoding retinol dehydrogenase 16-like isoform X2 produces MKVLAACLTEEGAKQLKSKTSERLETVILDVTKTESIVAATQWVKEHVGNRGLWGLVNNAGISIPSSPNEWMNKQNFASILDVNLLGMIEVTLSMLPLVRKVRGRVVNVSSVLGRLSFGGGGYCISKYGIEAFSDSLRRELSYFGVKVAIIEPAFFLTDVTSSARVISNIQMLWKKTSSEIWETYGEKYLASYLKDLNGLDQMCNKDLSLVMDCMEHALTACHPHTRYSAGWDAKLFYLPLSYLPTSLVGALLTLISSKPEEAL; encoded by the exons ATGAAGGTGCTGGCTGCATGTCTGACCGAGGAGGGAGCCAAGCAGCTGAAGAGCAAGACATCTGAGAGGCTGGAGACAGTGATTCTTGATGTCACTAAGACAGAGAGTATTGTGGCAGCCACTCAGTGGGTGAAAGAGCATGTTGGGAACAGAG GACTCTGGGGCCTGGTCAACAATGCTGGCATCTCCATCCCCTCCAGTCCCAATGAGTGGATGAACAAACAGAACTTTGCAAGTATACTGGATGTGAACCTGTTGGGCATGATTGAGGTGACTCTGAGCATGCTGCCCTTAGTGAGGAAGGTGAGGGGCCGTGTTGTCAATGTCTCCAGTGTCTTGGGCCGATTgtcttttggtggtggtggttactGCATCTCCAAGTATGGCATAGAGGCCTTCTCAGACTCTCTCAG GAGGGAGCTCTCCTATTTTGGGGTGAAGGTGGCTATTATAGAGCCAGCCTTCTTCCTGACTGATGTGACCAGTAGTGCCAGAGTAATCTCAAATATCCAGATGTTGTGGAAAAAGACCAGCTCAGAAATCTGGGAGACCTATGGCGAGAAATACCTGGCATCAT ATCTAAAAGATCTAAATGGATTGGATCAGATGTGCAACAAGGACTTGTCTTTGGTTATGGACTGCATGGAGCACGCTCTGACTGCCTGTCACCCTCACACCCGATACTCAGCTGGTTGGGATGCCAAGCTCTTCTACCTCCCCTTGAGCTACCTGCCCACCTCTCTTGTGGGCGCCCTTCTCACTTTGATATCTTCAAAGCCTGAGGAAGCTCTGTAA
- the LOC143436327 gene encoding retinol dehydrogenase 16-like isoform X1: protein MWLYLVALVGLWMLLRLFRERQVVSHLHDKYVFITGCDSGFGNLLARQLDRRGMKVLAACLTEEGAKQLKSKTSERLETVILDVTKTESIVAATQWVKEHVGNRGLWGLVNNAGISIPSSPNEWMNKQNFASILDVNLLGMIEVTLSMLPLVRKVRGRVVNVSSVLGRLSFGGGGYCISKYGIEAFSDSLRRELSYFGVKVAIIEPAFFLTDVTSSARVISNIQMLWKKTSSEIWETYGEKYLASYLKDLNGLDQMCNKDLSLVMDCMEHALTACHPHTRYSAGWDAKLFYLPLSYLPTSLVGALLTLISSKPEEAL, encoded by the exons ATGTGGCTCTATCTGGTGGCACTTGTGGGCCTGTGGATGCTCCTGCGCTTGttcagggagaggcaggtggtgaGCCATCTCCATGACAAGTATGTCTTCATCACAGGCTGTGACTCAGGCTTTGGGAACCTGCTGGCCAGACAGCTGGACAGGAGAGGAATGAAGGTGCTGGCTGCATGTCTGACCGAGGAGGGAGCCAAGCAGCTGAAGAGCAAGACATCTGAGAGGCTGGAGACAGTGATTCTTGATGTCACTAAGACAGAGAGTATTGTGGCAGCCACTCAGTGGGTGAAAGAGCATGTTGGGAACAGAG GACTCTGGGGCCTGGTCAACAATGCTGGCATCTCCATCCCCTCCAGTCCCAATGAGTGGATGAACAAACAGAACTTTGCAAGTATACTGGATGTGAACCTGTTGGGCATGATTGAGGTGACTCTGAGCATGCTGCCCTTAGTGAGGAAGGTGAGGGGCCGTGTTGTCAATGTCTCCAGTGTCTTGGGCCGATTgtcttttggtggtggtggttactGCATCTCCAAGTATGGCATAGAGGCCTTCTCAGACTCTCTCAG GAGGGAGCTCTCCTATTTTGGGGTGAAGGTGGCTATTATAGAGCCAGCCTTCTTCCTGACTGATGTGACCAGTAGTGCCAGAGTAATCTCAAATATCCAGATGTTGTGGAAAAAGACCAGCTCAGAAATCTGGGAGACCTATGGCGAGAAATACCTGGCATCAT ATCTAAAAGATCTAAATGGATTGGATCAGATGTGCAACAAGGACTTGTCTTTGGTTATGGACTGCATGGAGCACGCTCTGACTGCCTGTCACCCTCACACCCGATACTCAGCTGGTTGGGATGCCAAGCTCTTCTACCTCCCCTTGAGCTACCTGCCCACCTCTCTTGTGGGCGCCCTTCTCACTTTGATATCTTCAAAGCCTGAGGAAGCTCTGTAA